A part of Aegilops tauschii subsp. strangulata cultivar AL8/78 chromosome 2, Aet v6.0, whole genome shotgun sequence genomic DNA contains:
- the LOC141040930 gene encoding uncharacterized protein, producing the protein MIRERSDFKSLDSADIMERLNTHEEQEQEKRDLYGSSQHKNHALKVVADSSFDGNAEEDSDDPDRLSKDLSLITKRFQHLNKKTQFQKKSSSNSGNSESSSKPVGEYTFFKCKKPGHFISDCPLWEAEIRASGRYDSGNY; encoded by the coding sequence ATGATTCGTGAACGTTCTGATTTCAAATCCCTCGACTCTGCTGATATCATGGAAAGACTGAACACTCACGAAGAACAAGAACaagagaagagagatctctatggctCCAGTCAGCACAAAAATCATGCTCTCAAGGTTGTAGCTGATTCTTCCTTCGATGGAAATGCCGAAGAAGATTCAGATGACCCAGATAGGCTCAGTAAGGATCTGTCATTGATCACAAAAAGATTCCAACATCTCAACAAGAAGACCCAGTTCCAGAAGAAAAGTTCAAGCAACTCTGGCAATTCGGAATCTTCATCAAAACCTGTTGGAGAATACACTTTTTTCAAGTGCAAAAAGCCTGGACACTTCATTTCAGACTGCCCTCTCTGGGAAGCTGAAATTCGTGCAAGTGGAAGATATGATTCTGGCAACTATTGA